CTGTCTGAGTGATACTCTGAGGTGgtctactattattattatatacgtGGCTTGGTGATGGAGGAATGATGACACCACTGAGGAGAGTTTGTTTGGCTGCCATGGAAACGCATGTAGCTATAATGATAGCTACCTAGGTTGATGTATTTGGCTAAATCCTCCTCCACACACTCCCACTGATAATGTTACCTGTTGACCTTGCTATGTGAATGGGTTTTTGTAGGATGGGCCCCTCTCAGATTACATATCCTGGACCAGATCCTGGAAACAAAATCATGAATGAAAAAGCTAAAGAATGAGGTCACCTCATATAGTGTATTGTGCATTATAATTCATATTGGTGTGCTCATTTGTATGCCAACTGGCTTATCAACACACTGAAGCATGGCAGTAAAGTAATGACAACTTTTTTACTAAGTGAAACTGTATTTGTCAGGTCAAAgtactgtgtgactgtgtgaataaacacatttaaaatccAGGCTGACAGTATAATAACCAGGTTAAATCTGGTGTAACGATACCTATCATGATACaagggtaacgattcaatatattcaagattcaagattcaagatgtttattgtcacgccggttatataggtacaatcgtgtgaaatgctttttgctgggaagctccattaaaataataagttatattataattataaaaggaaatactttgtacaaggcatattaagaacatatacattaaggacatataaagtatatacagtataatatatatgattgaggtactttttgtgtgaaaaggtgtcgtatgaattatctatttaaaagtctgatggcctgggggaaaaaactgttcctcagtctgctggtgagagtcctgggggtcctgtatcttctaccagaggacaggagggagaacaggctgttgtgggagggtgggggtgttgtccttaatgaccctcagggacttcctgaggcaccgctgggtgtacagctcctgcaggctgggcagctcgcaCCACCCTTCCCAGCGCCTTACGGTCCACGTTGGTGCAGTTGCCGTACCAGgtggtggagcagcctgtcaggaggctctctatgGTGGCCCGGTAGAGGTCCCTGAGGATTTGTGGTTTCAGGCTAAAAGTCCTTAAGCGCCTCAGAGTGTACAGAGGGTGTGCATTATAATTCATATTGGTGTGCCCATTTGTATGCCAACTGGCTTATCAACCACTGAAGCATGGCAGTAAAGTAATGACAACTTTTTACTAAGTGAAACTGTATTTGTCAGGTCAAAGTTCTGTGTGACTTACagaacaaacacatttcaaatcCAGGCTGACAGTATAACCAGGTTAAATATGGTGTAACGATACCCATCATGATACAAGGGTAACaacgtttttttaatttaaatttaggaaagctgtcatagtataaagaacaaaccagaaatacaccattttagaataggcaaaaataacacatttatactgcgtgcaaaaaaactgcatggtttttgcccaaaactgcatgtgattatcataaagtgggcatgtctgtaaaggtagGGACTCGTGGGGACCCAGctacccattttcattcccatatcttTAGGtaagaagtcaagggacccctttgaaaattattcagcctccttctccaacatggttggtagcaatgTCTCTTAGGTTTcttggtttcatatgatgccagtatcttcactccagctttaaaactgagcccgctacaacctctgaaatatcgAATAGCGCCCGACGGCTGGCCgacagatttttaagaggttaattaaaaatggaTATAGTGTTTTTAGTGTATCtctatcaatattttcttatacCCCTATTAAATTGTGTTGATGAAATATCTTCGATGGATTAGAAAAAGCATTTCTATTCAGTATGTCATTTTTTCTGTATACATGAAgttatgggtgtgtgtgtctctctgtggactTACCGGTttatttgtgtctctctgtgtctgtgtgtgttctaaGCAGAGATTGTGAAATGCTGCTAAACGAGACTCCACTATTTGAGCCCTCCCTGCTTCAGGAGCTAGACTGGAGTAGCAACACTGCCTCCTTCTCTCCCCCCATCTCCCCGTCCAGCCCAGGGGAGGGCCTGGTGCTCAGGCCGCTCTGTACAGCGGACTTTAACAGGGGTGAGTCATAGAGAGAAACTGAATGGACAGCACGTTCCAGACCGGTACTTGCATTCTCAAGAAAATATGAAGATAAGAACATGAACGATGTGAAAAgcaggttttttagttttttattcttGGTAATTTTGATAAACATTTTAACATAAATGAAGACTTCACAAGAGATGGAGTGCGAATACCCCCAACATTTTCaccaacatttgttttgtttttgtgttccaGGATTCATCAAGGTTTTATCTCAGCTCACTCAGACGGGCGATGTCACACCAGAGCAGTTCACAAGTAAGTCATGCTTCACATAATGCTACTTTTGGATAAGAcaaaatttattattttgtacagATCATTAAATCCCAAAGTGTTCCCTAGTTTTTAAACAGTTATCTTTATATAAATCAGATAACAAATTTGTGAAGCGAAAGAACCATCATCCtagaaaacaaactataaaaccagtgtaataaaatatcaatgaagataataaaacatgataaaatacatatatgttgACTTCCAGAAAAGTTTGACCATATGAAGAAGACAGGAGACTACTACGTAGTGGTGGTGGAGGACACAAATCTGGGACAGATTGTTGCCACGGCGACGTTGATCACAGAACACAAATTCATCCACTCCTGTGCTAAGGTAAATTACATCCCGGCAAACTATTTGCTTATATTTAAAAatggatatttatttatttattcaaaagtATTCCCATTAGCTGATGCCAGTGGTACCAGTTAGTCTTCCTGGGATCCGAAATCCAGTacatcatattcatcatatacatactgtaaacaacatcatatttgtgttacgcTATGTTCATCACATGTGCAACTCTAATTGTGTtacattaaaggtacagtgtgtaggacaTGACGTAAGTGGtgtggttgtagattgcaaccagctgagtacccctccgctcactcctccctttgtggtaacgtgagccgcagtgGGCAAAACCATAGTAACGcagttcacctcgctcagaggtcatccttaccataataacactagtaGGAGTAACAGAAGTCAgccggcggctggcggtaccacggttttgcactctgtggctcatgTTACCatagtttcacaagcgtgtcagagaactgtccgttctgggctactgtagaaacatggcggactctatgaagaggacccgctccctatgtagatatgaagggctcattctaagctaacgaaaacacaacgattcttagtttcaggtgattatacactaatgaaaacatagttatgaatattatattccatttctgctaataaatccccagaaatgctacacactgttcttttaagaAAGTTGTTGTTTCAAATTTTCTCAAACAGTCATTCCGATGTACATCATTAGATGTGTCTGCCATCACTAGGGAACAAGAACAACACAttatacatgaccaacactggactactGATCAGTAATGCATTCTTAAatggtatttgaatgaggatttgGATACAATTGTGATTCCTCTCTACATTTTTCCTAAAAACCAATCCCCTAAAGAAGTTACTTATTAATGTAGTGGTTAGaatggtggtaattattaacgTAGTTCACCACCATAAAAAGTTACATTTGAATTTTTCCTTAAAGTGGTAATTCGTAAGAtgtcagtcctggttgatttggcaGCACCCTGTTTACTGGTGGTAACAGCAAATGCGGTTTAATACTACAGCTCCCAGAATACTGGGGAGAGCAAAACAAActattgttgttttaatataGAAGTCAAGAAATAAATCGGCATTTTTCCATCATTCTGTGGGCAACTGTGATCTCATTTTATGCTGCACACGCCCTTGAGTCTGCAAAAGTGAAAGTAGTTGGTTACCTCACTGAGAAGTTGTAAACCTGCAGCCTTGAACTTCTTGTTCCATTACTCCTTGCAATATTTCAAACTGATCCGCTGACAAAAAATGCAGTAAATGAccgttgtcttgttttgtagacGCATTCTTGATGAACGATAGCGGTCACACATTGCATTTCCTGTGACTAGTTCATAATAAAAGTCAACTTGTGTTTTGCCAGTTAAATGcctttaatgtgaagcagcagcagtaggaaaTGTTCGATTTGCATTAGCAGTAACTTAATACAGCATTTTTTCCGGGAATGtcgccacagacacccagtttgtaataatgcaaatatataaatattgtaatactttcatcagtgggccatagcCTCAATCACCATTATGTTACCCCATCCGGCAATAGTGATGTGTGAcgattttaactttaaaaactacatgcactaacatgcatttTCACTGATCTTGAAAATGATTGGTATAATATGGCTGAAATGAAGACCctttattgtgttgtgtttgtagaGAGGCCGGGTGGAGGAGGTAGTCGTCAGTGATGTGTGCAGAGGGAAGCAGCTGGGCAAACTGTGAGTAGACCTGTGTGAgcctgacacaaacacattttgttttgtcctgtttttaatatttaagaCCTTGTATTTATCCCACAAATCAAACGACACAAATGATTCACATGAGAGAATTTTTTAGGATTAATCTTGTGTTTCGTGctgatttattttcctcttcttctttttttccctatATCCCTATATAGGTTAGTTTCAGTTCTTACTCTTCTCAGCAAAAAACTGAATTGCTACAAAATCACACTGGAATGCGCATCCAACAATGTGGCTTTCTACCAAAAGTTTGGATACACCGCCTCACCCGAGACTTACATGCAGTGTCGATTTTCCGACTGAGGACAACGGCAGCTTTAAACCTCCGTTTTGGGGGGGACCACACCTTTATACACCCACTGACATCATAACTTGCATTGACAAATTGCCCGGGGATGAAGTTGTGGTTGTGAACCGTTCCTGAATGCTCATCCTGATTTCTACACACTTGAGTAAACATGTATGTATGTTGAAGTGCTCTGCTCAGTCCAAAATCATCATCCGCCCCTTTGGTAACCATGGCTACCTCACCAGGGTGGCGCTCTGTCATCGTCTTCCCCCACCATCCAAAGAAAGGAATATCAGTTACTGTACACGTAATGTCTTATTGTGTTACATTATTAGTAAATAATTTGCTGTGCtaacagagaaaacaaaaaattatgTCTGCGAGTACCGTGAAAAATCAAGATGGTACCAAGATCATTTAAATTTCCAAAGCAGCTAAATAATTACTAAATTATTTACTACAGCTTCTCAAGTTTACTACAAAACCAAGTTTGCTGAAGGGAATTACTTTAAATCATGATTCAAACTTAGTCTCCCAGATCTGTTGCGTTGATCATCAAGGGCAAGTCACCAAAGAAAATCagttttgtttctttaaatGTGATTAGTTATTATTACTTTGGATTTTACTGGGGTCGGTTTCATTTTTCTAACATGTCCTATTTGGAACAAAGTG
This window of the Sebastes fasciatus isolate fSebFas1 chromosome 2, fSebFas1.pri, whole genome shotgun sequence genome carries:
- the gnpnat1 gene encoding glucosamine 6-phosphate N-acetyltransferase, which translates into the protein MLLNETPLFEPSLLQELDWSSNTASFSPPISPSSPGEGLVLRPLCTADFNRGFIKVLSQLTQTGDVTPEQFTKKFDHMKKTGDYYVVVVEDTNLGQIVATATLITEHKFIHSCAKRGRVEEVVVSDVCRGKQLGKLLVSVLTLLSKKLNCYKITLECASNNVAFYQKFGYTASPETYMQCRFSD